CGTTCCGCATGGCCGGGGCGCTCGAGGACGAGGGGGTCGTGGTGAACCCGATCGTGTCGCCGGCGGTGCCGCCGGACTCGGCGCTCATCCGCCTGAGCGTGATGGCGAGCCTCGGCCGGGACGACCTCGAGGTCGCGCTCGAGAAGATGACGCTGGTGGGGCGGAAACACGGGGTCGTCTGACATGCCGACGGAGCCTGCGCCCATCTGGAGCCTCCGGTTCGCCCGCGCGTATCTTGTCACGATGCGGCCCTACCTGCTCTTCGTGTCCGGCGCCGCGGGGCTCGTCGGGCTCTCGTTCGGCGCCGGCGTCGAGACGTGGCGCGCGCTCGTCGCGTTCGTCGCGCTCTTCTTCTCGTACGGGCTGGGCCAGGCGCTCACCGACTGCTTCCAGACGGACACCGACTCGCTCTCGGCACCGTACCGGCCGCTGGTCGCCGGCGTGGTCGCGAGGCGGCACGTGTTCACGGCGAGCCTCGTCGGGCTCTGCGTCGTCGTGCTAGCGCTCGTCGCGCTGAGCGCGCGGATCCTCGTGCCCGGCGCGCTCGCGGTGCTCGGGCTTCTCACGTACACGTTCTTCAAGCGCAGATGGTGGGGCGGCCCGCCGTGGAACGCGTGGATCGTCGCGCTCATCCCGGTCATGGGACGCCTCGTGGACCGCGGCTGGTCGCCGGCGGGGCTGGCCCGGCCGGCGGGCGCCTCGGACGCCGCGTTCCTGCTGGCCGTGCTCGCCGTCTTCTTCGGCTACGCGAACTTCGTCGTCATGGGGTACTTCAAGGACGTCTCCGCCGACGGGGCGACGGGCTACCGCACCTTCCCGGTCGCGTTCGGGTGGCGGGCGGCGGCGGTGTACGGGGACGTGACGGCGGCGGCGGCGGTCGCGCTCGCGGGCGCGGCGCTCGTCGTGCTCGGCGCGGGCCTCGTGAGCGCGGCCGCGCTCGTGGCGGCAGCCGCGCTCTACGCCGTCGCGCAGGTTGCGATGCACCGCACGCGGGACGAGCGCGCGACCGGGACGCCGATCGCGCACGGCGTGCGGGCGCTCGTGCTCGTCTGCTCCTCGATCGTCCTTGCGAACGAGCCGCGGTGGGCCCTCGCGCTCGCCGTGTTCTACGCGTTCTTCGAGCTTGCGCTGGGGCTTCGGCCGGAGCGCGGCCAGGTGTGAGCCCCCCGCGTGACCGGGGACGGCGGAGGCTGTGCCGTGATCGTCTTCCTCAATCCGCGCGCGAGCTACGGCCGGGCGGCCGCGAAGTGGAAGCGCGTCCGGCCCGAGCTCGAACGGCGCGTCGGGCGCTTCGAGGTCGTCGAGATCGGCGCGCCGGACGCCGTGAGCGCGGCCGTGAGCGCCGCCGCGGCGCGGGGCGAGCGCGTGTTCGTGGCGGCGGGCGGTGACGGGACTGTGAACCTGGTCGCGAACGCGGTCCTCGGTGCGACCGACATGCCGGGCGAGCGCCTCAGGCTCGGCGCCGTCGGGCTGGGCTCGAGCAACGACTTCCACAAGCCCTTCCGGCGGGACGCGTTCATCCGGGGCGTCCCGGCGCGGGTGGACTGCGGGCGGACCGAGGCCCGGGACGTGCTCCGCGTTGATCTCGCTGGCGCGGATGGCCGACGCGCGCCCCGACACGCAGTGAACAACGCGAGCATCGGCGTGGCGGCGGAGGCCAACGCGAGCTTCAATGATCCCACGCCCTTCGTCCGGGCGGTGCGCCGCGTGTCGGTGGACGCGGCCATCGTCGCCTCGGTGATGCGGACGCTCGCCAGGCGCCGGGACATCCAGTGTCGGATCGCCGTGGACGGCAGCGACGCGGGGTCGTTCCGCGTCTCCAGCCTGGGCTTCGTCAAGAACCCTCACTTCGCCGGAGCGTTCTGCTACGATACGCCCGTCGCGCCCGACGACGGACGCATGAGCGTGCACCTGTGCGAGGGGCTGACGCGGCTCGAAGTGCTCACCACGCTCGCCGCGCTCTCGCGGCGGCGGTTCGCGGGCAGGCCGAAGACGCGCACGTGGGTGGGACGAAGGGCGTTGGTCGAGGCGGACGTGGACTTCGCGTTGGAGATGGACGGCGAGGTCGTGTACGCGCGGCGCGTCGAGTTCTCGGTCGTCCCGAGAGCGCTCCTGGTGTGTCGCTGAGCGGGCCCCGGTGAGCGCGAGGCGGTGCCGATGAAGCCGATGGACGAGATCACGGAGAACGCGGCGATCGACGTCTGGGTGAGGGCGTTTGCGCGGTCGCCTCGGCAGCTCAACGCGCCGCACGAGTCGGACGCCGAGATCGTCGAGATGCCGGGGATGCCCGGGCAGTGCCTCGCGATCACCATCGACACGGTCGCCGAGGAGGTCCGCGCCGGGCTCTACCGCGACCCGTACACCACGGGGTGGGTCGCCGCGATGGCCTCGCTCTCGGACCTCGCGGCCGTCGGCGCCGACCCTCTCGGGCTCGTGATCTCGGCGTCCGTCCCGCCAGGCACGCCGCGCGGCGACGTCGAGCGAACGGCTCGCGGCATGGAAGAGGCGTGCCGCTCGCTGGGGGTGTTCGTGCTCGGCGGCGACCTCAACTCGGCCGAGGCGCTGTCGGTGGGCGGGTGCGCCGTCGGACTCGTGCCGCGCGACGGGCTCCTCACGC
This Candidatus Effluviviaceae Genus I sp. DNA region includes the following protein-coding sequences:
- a CDS encoding 8-amino-7-oxononanoate synthase; this encodes FRMAGALEDEGVVVNPIVSPAVPPDSALIRLSVMASLGRDDLEVALEKMTLVGRKHGVV
- a CDS encoding UbiA family prenyltransferase, yielding MPTEPAPIWSLRFARAYLVTMRPYLLFVSGAAGLVGLSFGAGVETWRALVAFVALFFSYGLGQALTDCFQTDTDSLSAPYRPLVAGVVARRHVFTASLVGLCVVVLALVALSARILVPGALAVLGLLTYTFFKRRWWGGPPWNAWIVALIPVMGRLVDRGWSPAGLARPAGASDAAFLLAVLAVFFGYANFVVMGYFKDVSADGATGYRTFPVAFGWRAAAVYGDVTAAAAVALAGAALVVLGAGLVSAAALVAAAALYAVAQVAMHRTRDERATGTPIAHGVRALVLVCSSIVLANEPRWALALAVFYAFFELALGLRPERGQV